From Saccopteryx leptura isolate mSacLep1 chromosome 3, mSacLep1_pri_phased_curated, whole genome shotgun sequence, one genomic window encodes:
- the ZNF572 gene encoding zinc finger protein 572, with protein sequence MEQEKKLLVSDSNGFTERESLKSSFTGDESKNNLETVQHNLKADKLKERASKWLKRDAPQNCKHEDTKEKPLTWSQGDEIWSDGFYEKDGKAENRESSTEKEEEKPNDWRWDPGEHASASVQQNSSFRDKPYKCSECWKSFNNSSHLRAHQRTHSGEKPYKCSECGKCFSNSSHLIQHLRTHTGEKPYQCGECGKSFSNTSHLIIHERTHTGEKPYKCPECGKSFSSSSHLIQHHRSHTGEKPYECPVCGKCFSHSYVLIEHQRTHTGEKPYKCPDCGKGFSQSSSLIRHQRTHTGEKPYKCIECGKSFGCNSTLIKHQRIHSGEKPYQCTECGKNFSRSSNLIAHQKTHTGEKPYESSECEENLSQSCSGMEECIIQPGEKPYKCCECGKSFSLSSHLIRHQRTHTGEKPYRCSECWKTFSQSSTLVIHQRTHTGEKPYKCPDCGECFSQSFNLIRHRRTHIGEKPYKCTECEKCFSRSAYLSHHRKVHIEKSFESPKVEDFPHEWT encoded by the exons ATGGAGCAAGAGAAAAAATTGTTGGTCTCAGATTCTAATGGCTTCACGGAGAGGGAGAGTTTGAAAAGCTCTTTTACAG GAGATGAAAGTAAGAATAATTTAGAAACTGTTCAACACAACCTTAAGGCAGATAAACTTAAAGAGAGAGcctcaaaatggttaaaaagaGATGCCCCACAAAATTGTAAGCAtgaggatacaaaagaaaaaccattGACATGGTCCCAAGGAGATGAAATTTGGTCTGATGGTTTCTATGAGAAAGATGGCAAGGCAGAGAATCGGGAAAGTTctacagaaaaagaggaagaaaaacctAATGACTGGAGATGGGACCCAGGAGAACATGCCAGTGCTTCTGTCCAACAGAATTCATCCTTCAGAGACAAACCCTACAAGTGTTCTGAATGTTGGAAAAGCTTCAATAATAGTTCTCATTTACGTGCCCACCAGCGAACCCACTCTGGAGAAAAACCTTATAAATGCTCTGAGTGTGGGAAATGCTTCAGTAACAGTTCCCACCTGATCCAGCATCTGAGaacacacacaggagagaagccctaccAGTGTGGTGAATGTGGGAAAAGCTTCAGCAATACTTCCCATCTTATTATCCACGAGaggactcacacaggagagaaaccctataaatGTCCCGAGTGTGGGAAGAGTTTCAGCAGCAGTTCTCACCTTATTCAGCATCACAGATCACACACTGGTGAAAAACCATACGAATGTCCTGTTTGTGGGAAATGCTTCAGCCACAGTTATGTCCTAATAGAACATCAGAGGACTCACACCGGAGAAAAACCTTATAAATGCCCTGATTGTGGGAAGGGTTTTAGTCAGAGTTCCAGCCTGATTCGCCACCAGCGGACACACACAGGTGAGAAACCCTACAAATGTATTGAATGTGGAAAAAGCTTTGGTTGTAATTCTACTCTAATAAAGCATCAGAGAATACATTCAGGAGAAAAACCGTACCAATGTACAGAATGTGGGAAGAATTTTAGTCGAAGTTCAAACCTTATTGCACACCAGAAaacacacacaggagaaaaaccctATGAAAGTTCTGAATGTGAAGAAAATTTGAGTCAGAGCTGCAGTGGGATGGAAGAATGCATTATCCAgccaggagagaaaccatataaatGCTGTGAATGTGGAAAGAGTTTTAGCCTTAGCTCCCATCTCATTAGACATCAgaggacacatacaggagaaaAACCTTATAGATGTTCTGAGTGCTGGAAAACTTTTAGTCAGAGCTCCACCCTGGTGATTCACCAAAGGacgcacacaggagagaaaccttatAAATGTCCCGATTGTGGTGAGTGCTTCAGTCAAAGCTTTAATCTTATCAGACACCGGAGGACCCACATAGGAGAAAAACCTTACAAATGTACCGAATGTGAGAAATGCTTCAGCAGAAGTGCCTACCTCAGTCACCACAGGAAAGTTCACATAGAAAAGTCTTTTGAGTCTCCCAAAGTTGAAGATTTTCCTCATGAATGGACTTGA